A window from Streptomyces subrutilus encodes these proteins:
- a CDS encoding acyl-CoA desaturase, giving the protein MTTSPDLIEDASTPSDTSAPSATLGGESKRSVEQIALLLFITVPFLALLAAVPLAWGWGVSWLDLGLMVFMYFLACHGITIGFHRYFTHGSFKAKRPLRIALAVMGSMAVEGPLVRWVADHRKHHKFSDHEGDPHSPWRFGETLPALLKGLWWAHIGWLFDEEQTDQQKYAPDLVKDPAIRRISRDFVFWTMFSLAIPPLVGGLVTMSWWGAFTAFFWGSLVRVALLHHVTWSINSICHAVGKRPFKSRDRSGNVWWLAVLSCGESWHNLHHADPTSARHGVLRGQVDSSARLIRWFEQLGWATDVRWPSAARIDARRRDDEPNPA; this is encoded by the coding sequence TTGACCACCAGTCCCGATCTGATCGAGGACGCCTCGACGCCCTCCGACACCTCCGCGCCGTCCGCGACCCTGGGCGGCGAGAGCAAGCGGTCCGTCGAGCAGATCGCCCTCCTGCTGTTCATCACCGTTCCCTTCCTGGCGCTGCTGGCGGCCGTCCCGCTGGCCTGGGGCTGGGGGGTGAGCTGGCTGGACCTCGGCCTCATGGTCTTCATGTACTTCCTGGCGTGCCACGGGATCACCATCGGTTTCCACCGCTACTTCACGCACGGCTCCTTCAAGGCGAAGCGGCCGCTGCGGATCGCCCTCGCCGTGATGGGGTCGATGGCGGTGGAGGGTCCGCTGGTGCGCTGGGTGGCGGACCACCGCAAGCACCACAAGTTCTCCGACCACGAGGGCGACCCGCATTCGCCGTGGCGGTTCGGCGAGACGCTCCCGGCGCTGCTGAAGGGGCTGTGGTGGGCGCACATCGGCTGGCTCTTCGACGAGGAGCAGACCGATCAGCAGAAGTACGCCCCGGACCTGGTCAAGGACCCGGCGATCCGCCGGATCTCGCGCGACTTCGTCTTCTGGACGATGTTCTCGCTGGCGATCCCGCCGCTGGTCGGCGGCCTGGTGACGATGTCCTGGTGGGGCGCGTTCACGGCGTTCTTCTGGGGCTCGCTGGTGCGGGTGGCGCTGCTGCACCACGTGACGTGGTCGATCAACTCGATCTGCCACGCGGTGGGCAAGCGGCCGTTCAAGTCCCGGGACCGCTCGGGCAACGTGTGGTGGCTGGCGGTGCTGTCGTGCGGGGAGTCCTGGCACAACCTGCACCACGCCGACCCGACCTCGGCCCGGCACGGGGTGCTGCGCGGCCAGGTCGACTCCAGCGCGCGGCTGATCCGCTGGTTCGAGCAGCTGGGCTGGGCGACGGACGTGCGCTGGCCCTCGGCGGCCCGCATCGACGCCCGGCGCAGGGATGACGAGCCGAACCCGGCATGA